A portion of the Oncorhynchus gorbuscha isolate QuinsamMale2020 ecotype Even-year linkage group LG19, OgorEven_v1.0, whole genome shotgun sequence genome contains these proteins:
- the LOC124006233 gene encoding C-X-C chemokine receptor type 5-like → MLTVLLKRRGLLRITEIYLLHLGLADLMLLATFPFALAQVSLGVVFGDVLCKLIGLMNRLNFLCGSLLLACIGFDRYLAIVHAITSLQSRRPRNVHLTCLALWLVCLALSAPNAVFLSVGESPIDPTQLSCFFHSHGLHANNWDLTERLLTHVLCFFLPLGVMTYCYTAVAVTLHHSQRGQRSLEKEGAIRLAALVTAVFCLCWLPYNITMLVKTLVDRGLDSGLSCQSRTSLDKALVVTESLGYTHCCLNPLLYAFTGVRFRQDLLRLLAH, encoded by the exons ATGTTAACGGTGCTGCTGAAACGCCGTGGCCTCCTGCGGATCACAGAGATCTATCTGTTACACCTGGGCCTGGCTGATCTGATGCTGCTTGCCACCTTTCCCTTCGCGCTGGCACAGGTGTCCTTAGGGGTGGTGTTCGGAGACGTCCTGTGTAAACTGATTGGGCTGATGAACCGACTCAACTTCCTTTGTGGGAGTCTCCTCCTGGCATGTATCGGCTTCGACCGTTACCTGGCCATCGTGCATGCCATCACCAGCCTCCAGAGCCGACGCCCCAGGAACGTACACCTCACCTGCCTGGCACTGTGGCTCGTCTGTCTGGCCTTGTCTGCTCCCAATGCTGTGTTCCTGTCTGTAGGGGAGAGTCCCATAGACCCGACTCAGCTCTCATGCTTCTTCCACAGTCACGGTCTCCATGCAAACAACTGGGATCTGACG GAGCGGCTCCTGACCCACGTGCTGTGTTTCTTCCTGCCTCTCGGGGTCATGACCTACTGCtacactgcggtggcggtcaccCTGCACCATAGCCAGAGAGGTCAGCGCAGCCTGGAGAAAGAGGGCGCCATCAGGCTGGCTGCACTAGTCACTGCTGTGTTCTGCCTGTGCTGGCTGCCCTACAACATCACCATGCTG GTGAAGACCCTGGTGGATCGGGGGTTGGACTCTGGTTTGAGCTGCCAGTCCCGGACTAGTTTGGATAAGGCCTTGGTGGTGACAGAGAGCCTGGGGTACACACACTGCTGCCTCAACCCGTTGCTGTACGCCTTCACTGGGGTACGGTTTCGACAGGATCTCCTGAGACTGCTGGCCCACTGA